Proteins encoded in a region of the Clupea harengus unplaced genomic scaffold, Ch_v2.0.2, whole genome shotgun sequence genome:
- the il12rb1 gene encoding interleukin-12 receptor subunit beta-1 isoform X1, with protein sequence MRSRSSGLLFLEWDKPEDRRGSDYEVRYKETGHPSSTWSCKNFTTEDDKPDSLNMSVAREAAYKLQARRRAKEVRYAEWSGWSSPIYMPLQLDTPPVVTWNVTPNKKQNARVLKVSWKPPPVEASVGGLHYNLSLYNWPCAKHPHTLSTNSTEFKITITLSVVRVNIYASNNLGSSPSQNITVPAVQHLRTDCSKEMEVDKMKKKELKRICWEWYRLEDGNTQPEPAEVKNATKKKEAHITKIADMEDFVRYYYFAHMRTKSKKRPHTRYSCPVYKNESTPLVAPQNLTVVDVTSTSVKACWQPIPVPLQRGFLTHYRLCLSGVCENVPESKTCKTFRDLTPAFEYNITVAGETSMGSGPRRMVKIWTSLEDGTGQTGTQREWIIIGSLLGLSVLAACPFILIRLRNKLPAVPKPVFQLSAKYSLSSQEVQPPKEEVYVVTLEHMQKTPEALRFTPEEGRTLLQEEQVGSECEEEAKEEKQDDVMSVTNECDVTLNPDYKRQTLGIPEVTETMERTLGENEGDVTSPVYKNGLFFDVNLRVM encoded by the exons ATGAGATCGAGATCCTCTGGACTGCTGTTCCTGGAGTGGGACAAGCCTGAAGACCGCAGGGGGTCCGACTATGAAGTCAGATATAAGGAGACTGGACACCCTAGCAGCACCTGGTCATGT AAAAACTTTACAACAGAAGATGACAAACCAG ATTCCTTAAACATGAGCGTGGCGAGGGAAGCTGCCTACAAGCTCCAGGCCCGACGCAGGGCTAAGGAGGTCAGATACGCAGAATGGAGTGGTTGGAGCTCACCAATCTACATGCCTTTAC AGCTCGACACGCCTCCTGTGGTCACATGGAACGTCACACCGAACAAGAAGCAGAATGCGCGTGTGCTCAAGGTGTCCTGGAAg CCCCCTCCTGTTGAGGCGAGTGTGGGAGGCCTGCACTATAATCTCTCCCTCTACAATTGGCCTTGTGcaaaacacccccacaccctcagCACCAACAGTACAGAGTTCAAAATCACCATCACCTTATCTGTGGTCCGGGTCAACATCTACGCCAGCAACAACTTAGGATCGTCTCCGAGCCAGAACATCACTGTGCCTGCAGTCCAGCACCTGAGAA CAGACTGTTCcaaggagatggaggtggataagatgaagaagaaagagTTGAAGAGGATATGTTGGGAGTGGTACAGACTGGAGGATGGAAATACACAACCTGAACCGGCAGAGGTGAAAAACGCTACGAAGAAAAAAGAGGCTCACATCACAAAGA TTGCAGACATGGAGGACTTTGTGCGCTACTACTACTTTGCTCACATGCGAACTAAGAGTAAGAAGAGGCCTCACACCCGCTACAGCTGCCCTGTATACAAGAATGAGTCAA CTCCGCTGGTGGCGCCCCAGAACCTGACGGTGGTGGACGTGACATCCACGTCTGTGAAAGCGTGCTGGCAGCCCATCCCTGTGCCACTGCAGAGGGGCTTCCTCACGCACTACCGCCTCTGCCTGTCAGGAG TTTGtgagaatgttccagaatctAAGACCTGCAAAACATTCCGAGATCTCACGCCTGCCTTCGAGTACAACATCACAGTTGCCGGGGAGACCAGTATGGGCTCTGGGCCCAGACGTATGGTTAAGATCTGGACAAGCCTTGAGGACGGCACAGGACAGACGG gCACGCAGAGGGAATGGATCATCATCGGCTCTCTGCTGGGTCTGTCGGTCCTGGCGGCCTGCCCCTTCATCCTCATCAG ACTCAGAAACAAGCTGCCAGCAGTCCCAAAGCCCGTCTTCCAACTCTCAGCAAAGTACTCCCTTAGCTCTCAG GAAGTACAGCCACCCAAGGAGGAAGTGTATGTGGTCACCCTGGAGCACATGCAGAAGACCCCCGAAGCTCTGCGCTTCACCCCAGAGGAGGGGCGCAcgctgctgcaggaggagcaggtgggGAGCGAGTGCGAGGAGGAGGCGAAAGAGGAAAAGCAGGATGATGTCATGAGTGTGACAAATGAGTGTGACGTGACTCTGAACCCCGACTACAAGCGGCAGACACTCGGGATCCCCGAGGTCACGGAAACGATGGAGAGAACATTGGGAGAAAACGAGGGCGACGTCACATCGCCCGTCTACAAGAACGGGCTGTTCTTCGACGTGAACCTACGAGTCATGTGA
- the il12rb1 gene encoding interleukin-12 receptor subunit beta-1 isoform X2, which translates to MRSRSSGLLFLEWDKPEDRRGSDYEVRYKETGHPSSTWSCKNFTTEDDKPDSLNMSVAREAAYKLQARRRAKEVRYAEWSGWSSPIYMPLQLDTPPVVTWNVTPNKKQNARVLKVSWKPPPVEASVGGLHYNLSLYNWPCAKHPHTLSTNSTEFKITITLSVVRVNIYASNNLGSSPSQNITVPAVQHLRNCSKEMEVDKMKKKELKRICWEWYRLEDGNTQPEPAEVKNATKKKEAHITKIADMEDFVRYYYFAHMRTKSKKRPHTRYSCPVYKNESTPLVAPQNLTVVDVTSTSVKACWQPIPVPLQRGFLTHYRLCLSGVCENVPESKTCKTFRDLTPAFEYNITVAGETSMGSGPRRMVKIWTSLEDGTGQTGTQREWIIIGSLLGLSVLAACPFILIRLRNKLPAVPKPVFQLSAKYSLSSQEVQPPKEEVYVVTLEHMQKTPEALRFTPEEGRTLLQEEQVGSECEEEAKEEKQDDVMSVTNECDVTLNPDYKRQTLGIPEVTETMERTLGENEGDVTSPVYKNGLFFDVNLRVM; encoded by the exons ATGAGATCGAGATCCTCTGGACTGCTGTTCCTGGAGTGGGACAAGCCTGAAGACCGCAGGGGGTCCGACTATGAAGTCAGATATAAGGAGACTGGACACCCTAGCAGCACCTGGTCATGT AAAAACTTTACAACAGAAGATGACAAACCAG ATTCCTTAAACATGAGCGTGGCGAGGGAAGCTGCCTACAAGCTCCAGGCCCGACGCAGGGCTAAGGAGGTCAGATACGCAGAATGGAGTGGTTGGAGCTCACCAATCTACATGCCTTTAC AGCTCGACACGCCTCCTGTGGTCACATGGAACGTCACACCGAACAAGAAGCAGAATGCGCGTGTGCTCAAGGTGTCCTGGAAg CCCCCTCCTGTTGAGGCGAGTGTGGGAGGCCTGCACTATAATCTCTCCCTCTACAATTGGCCTTGTGcaaaacacccccacaccctcagCACCAACAGTACAGAGTTCAAAATCACCATCACCTTATCTGTGGTCCGGGTCAACATCTACGCCAGCAACAACTTAGGATCGTCTCCGAGCCAGAACATCACTGTGCCTGCAGTCCAGCACCTGAGAA ACTGTTCcaaggagatggaggtggataagatgaagaagaaagagTTGAAGAGGATATGTTGGGAGTGGTACAGACTGGAGGATGGAAATACACAACCTGAACCGGCAGAGGTGAAAAACGCTACGAAGAAAAAAGAGGCTCACATCACAAAGA TTGCAGACATGGAGGACTTTGTGCGCTACTACTACTTTGCTCACATGCGAACTAAGAGTAAGAAGAGGCCTCACACCCGCTACAGCTGCCCTGTATACAAGAATGAGTCAA CTCCGCTGGTGGCGCCCCAGAACCTGACGGTGGTGGACGTGACATCCACGTCTGTGAAAGCGTGCTGGCAGCCCATCCCTGTGCCACTGCAGAGGGGCTTCCTCACGCACTACCGCCTCTGCCTGTCAGGAG TTTGtgagaatgttccagaatctAAGACCTGCAAAACATTCCGAGATCTCACGCCTGCCTTCGAGTACAACATCACAGTTGCCGGGGAGACCAGTATGGGCTCTGGGCCCAGACGTATGGTTAAGATCTGGACAAGCCTTGAGGACGGCACAGGACAGACGG gCACGCAGAGGGAATGGATCATCATCGGCTCTCTGCTGGGTCTGTCGGTCCTGGCGGCCTGCCCCTTCATCCTCATCAG ACTCAGAAACAAGCTGCCAGCAGTCCCAAAGCCCGTCTTCCAACTCTCAGCAAAGTACTCCCTTAGCTCTCAG GAAGTACAGCCACCCAAGGAGGAAGTGTATGTGGTCACCCTGGAGCACATGCAGAAGACCCCCGAAGCTCTGCGCTTCACCCCAGAGGAGGGGCGCAcgctgctgcaggaggagcaggtgggGAGCGAGTGCGAGGAGGAGGCGAAAGAGGAAAAGCAGGATGATGTCATGAGTGTGACAAATGAGTGTGACGTGACTCTGAACCCCGACTACAAGCGGCAGACACTCGGGATCCCCGAGGTCACGGAAACGATGGAGAGAACATTGGGAGAAAACGAGGGCGACGTCACATCGCCCGTCTACAAGAACGGGCTGTTCTTCGACGTGAACCTACGAGTCATGTGA